A single region of the Rubrobacter naiadicus genome encodes:
- a CDS encoding MFS transporter yields the protein MEGRAVISGMERRSAVSRAIVGAAVGNMIEWFDYATYGYLASVIAAVFFAPSDKTAALLATFAVFAVSFIVRPIGGLVWGHYGDKIGRRRVLALTVIIMSVGTFAVGLIPSYDSIGLAAPLLLLLCRLVQGFSASGEYAGASSFIAEYAPTGRRGLLVSMVPASTAAGLVLGATIAVLLESNLPRAALHSWGWRVPFLLAGPLGAAGLYIRLKLEDTPLFKELERKHQVAQAPILTSLRENWKQILIAFGVICLNAVGFYMILSYMPTYLSQELGFSEVTATLTTIVSVAAYVIFLPVVGILADRVGRRPVLFAACVLFVLLTLPSFMLLSLGGVGFAILAQILLGAMLAGNDGVLATFLAEMFPTTIRYSSFALSFNLGNAIFGGTAPFAATYLIALTGNDFAPGVYLMGAALVAAFALLFTVETSNRPLRQE from the coding sequence GTGGAAGGGCGGGCTGTAATCTCAGGGATGGAGCGCCGCTCCGCTGTGAGCCGGGCCATTGTGGGCGCGGCGGTCGGCAACATGATCGAGTGGTTCGACTACGCGACCTACGGTTATCTGGCGTCGGTTATCGCGGCGGTATTTTTTGCTCCGAGTGATAAGACGGCCGCATTGCTGGCCACGTTCGCGGTCTTCGCGGTTTCCTTCATCGTACGCCCTATCGGTGGGTTGGTATGGGGGCACTACGGCGACAAGATCGGGCGACGACGTGTCTTGGCGCTTACGGTCATCATCATGTCGGTGGGGACGTTCGCTGTGGGGCTTATCCCGTCCTACGACTCGATAGGGTTGGCTGCCCCATTGCTGCTTCTTCTATGCCGCCTCGTGCAAGGTTTCTCGGCCTCAGGGGAGTACGCAGGTGCCTCCTCGTTCATCGCAGAGTATGCGCCAACCGGTCGCAGAGGGTTGCTCGTCAGCATGGTCCCTGCGAGTACCGCCGCCGGGCTGGTGCTGGGTGCGACTATAGCGGTGCTCTTGGAGTCGAATCTGCCCAGGGCAGCCTTACACAGCTGGGGATGGCGCGTTCCCTTCCTGCTGGCAGGTCCTCTGGGGGCAGCAGGCTTGTACATACGTTTAAAACTCGAGGACACGCCTCTATTCAAAGAGCTGGAGCGGAAGCACCAAGTGGCCCAGGCTCCGATTCTCACGAGTCTCCGCGAAAATTGGAAGCAGATCCTCATAGCTTTCGGTGTCATATGTCTCAACGCCGTCGGCTTCTACATGATCCTCAGCTACATGCCGACCTACCTCTCTCAAGAGCTCGGATTCAGCGAGGTGACCGCCACACTGACGACGATAGTTTCGGTGGCTGCCTACGTGATCTTCCTCCCGGTCGTGGGCATCCTAGCGGACCGAGTAGGCAGGAGGCCGGTGCTGTTCGCCGCGTGCGTGCTGTTCGTGCTCCTGACTCTACCATCCTTCATGCTCTTGTCGCTTGGCGGGGTCGGGTTCGCGATACTGGCCCAGATACTGCTCGGAGCCATGCTGGCGGGGAACGATGGGGTGCTGGCAACTTTCCTAGCTGAGATGTTTCCGACAACCATACGCTACAGTAGTTTTGCGCTCTCGTTCAACCTTGGGAATGCCATATTCGGTGGAACGGCGCCCTTCGCTGCGACCTACCTGATTGCCTTGACGGGTAACGACTTTGCACCAGGGGTCTATCTGATGGGTGCAGCTTTGGTTGCTGCGTTTGCTCTCCTTTTTACCGTGGAGACTTCCAACAGACCGTTGCGGCAGGAATAG
- a CDS encoding PLP-dependent cysteine synthase family protein — MAALTKSKSVLDAIGDTPLINLEGFYVKLEYLNPSGSIKARIAKYMVEKAEQEGLLKPGDTIVEASSGNTGNALSMVAAAKGYRMVVVMPEGMSKERVAISRAFGAEVMEVGHFHVNEALAKAKELGQKEGYYCPSQFDNEYNVEENREWLGREILEQLPGGVVPDALVMGVGTGGTLIGVGQAFRERNSRGKLFAVEPDESCTILCGEVGRHLIEGISDGFVPGIYERHKNLVDGVIPVGSEEAVEAMRWLARERGLFVGPSSGANLVAARRIKERHPELKNIVTLFCDEGEKYLSEHFAVGHGGGGGVVRVSRGERRI; from the coding sequence ATGGCTGCGTTGACGAAATCGAAGAGCGTTCTGGATGCTATAGGGGACACGCCGCTGATAAACCTCGAAGGCTTCTATGTAAAGCTGGAGTACCTCAACCCCTCCGGTTCGATCAAGGCGCGCATCGCCAAGTACATGGTCGAGAAGGCGGAGCAGGAGGGGTTGCTGAAGCCGGGGGACACCATCGTCGAGGCCTCGAGCGGCAACACCGGCAACGCCCTCTCGATGGTCGCCGCGGCCAAGGGGTACCGGATGGTCGTCGTCATGCCCGAAGGGATGAGTAAAGAGAGGGTCGCGATCAGCCGGGCCTTCGGCGCCGAGGTGATGGAGGTGGGGCACTTCCACGTCAACGAGGCGCTCGCAAAAGCGAAGGAGCTCGGGCAGAAGGAAGGCTACTACTGCCCCTCGCAGTTCGACAACGAGTACAACGTCGAGGAGAACCGCGAGTGGCTCGGGCGTGAGATCCTCGAGCAGTTACCGGGCGGGGTCGTCCCCGATGCCCTGGTCATGGGCGTCGGGACCGGGGGCACGCTCATCGGGGTGGGGCAGGCCTTCCGGGAGAGGAACTCCAGGGGCAAACTCTTTGCGGTGGAGCCGGATGAGTCATGCACGATTTTGTGTGGGGAGGTAGGGCGGCACCTCATAGAGGGCATTTCGGATGGGTTTGTGCCGGGGATCTACGAGCGGCACAAGAACCTCGTGGATGGTGTGATTCCCGTAGGTTCTGAGGAAGCGGTAGAGGCAATGCGATGGCTTGCGCGGGAGCGAGGTTTGTTTGTTGGGCCGTCGAGCGGGGCCAACCTTGTAGCGGCGCGGCGGATCAAAGAGAGGCATCCTGAGCTGAAGAACATCGTCACCCTCTTCTGTGATGAGGGCGAGAAGTACCTGAGCGAGCACTTCGCTGTAGGACATGGTGGAGGCGGAGGGGTAGTGAGAGTATCGCGCGGTGAGCGGCGAATTTAG
- the thiO gene encoding glycine oxidase ThiO, with amino-acid sequence MSGATDVVVVGGGAIGCSVAYHAAKLGAQVVLVEAEQLGAGASGALAGMLSGQGELEPPGPMLELMLLGRERHRELSGELCESTGIDPGYVWDGALRTASDEESEELLAAAYHAQRSEGLRVEWLTGDEARMLEPALSPRVTAGLYIPDDGQVNPPQLVQALARGAVLHGARVQEATQVTGFLVRDGKVTGVRTTRGDISAGKVVLAGGAFSKALCEQLGIRLPIFPVRGQMLVSNLWPSPVKANVWGPGNLYIVPKRDGRVIIGATEEPDVYERRATLGGVADLSRTAIELVPKLAESLFVGAWSGLRPGAPTGPILGPVEKWEGLLIATGHFRNGVLLSIVTGEIIGALVLQRDPPVDISPFLYESHLTKGGC; translated from the coding sequence ATGAGCGGTGCAACGGATGTGGTCGTCGTCGGGGGCGGGGCCATCGGGTGCTCTGTAGCCTACCATGCTGCCAAGCTCGGAGCTCAGGTCGTCTTGGTCGAAGCCGAGCAGCTTGGTGCCGGAGCATCGGGAGCTCTGGCCGGTATGCTCTCCGGACAGGGGGAGCTGGAGCCACCGGGGCCGATGCTAGAGCTCATGCTCCTGGGGCGGGAGCGTCACCGGGAGTTGTCGGGAGAGTTGTGTGAGTCGACCGGGATAGATCCAGGATACGTCTGGGATGGGGCACTCAGGACCGCGAGTGATGAGGAATCCGAGGAACTTCTTGCTGCTGCGTATCATGCTCAGAGGTCCGAGGGGCTCAGGGTTGAATGGCTTACAGGAGATGAAGCGCGCATGCTCGAGCCGGCGCTCTCTCCGAGGGTCACGGCGGGGCTCTATATACCGGACGATGGTCAGGTCAACCCTCCGCAACTGGTGCAGGCTCTAGCACGCGGTGCAGTACTGCACGGTGCACGGGTGCAGGAGGCGACCCAGGTTACCGGGTTTTTGGTCCGGGACGGCAAGGTGACCGGAGTACGCACGACGCGGGGGGATATTTCTGCCGGGAAGGTGGTTCTCGCTGGCGGTGCATTTAGCAAGGCCCTCTGTGAGCAGCTTGGTATCCGGCTGCCGATCTTTCCTGTCAGAGGGCAGATGCTGGTAAGCAACCTGTGGCCGTCTCCTGTAAAGGCCAACGTCTGGGGCCCCGGGAATCTTTACATAGTCCCCAAGAGAGACGGTCGGGTAATTATCGGGGCGACGGAGGAACCCGACGTATACGAGCGCCGCGCTACCCTGGGTGGTGTGGCGGACCTCTCACGTACCGCCATAGAGCTTGTTCCAAAGCTCGCCGAGTCATTGTTCGTTGGTGCCTGGAGTGGGCTGAGGCCTGGTGCTCCCACCGGACCGATACTTGGTCCGGTGGAGAAATGGGAAGGGCTCCTCATAGCGACCGGGCACTTCCGCAATGGCGTCTTGCTCTCCATCGTGACCGGCGAAATCATCGGCGCTCTCGTGCTGCAAAGAGATCCGCCTGTGGACATTTCACCTTTCCTCTACGAGTCTCACCTTACCAAAGGGGGTTGCTAA
- a CDS encoding M24 family metallopeptidase, producing the protein MVQQIDDLPRTKVIRNGEKVRPTFSREEMERRNAKLRKHMAENDIDAVLFTSYQNIDYYSDFLYTWFGRHYGLVVTQDRHVTVSANIDAGMPWRRSFDDNIVYTDWQRDNFYYAIRQVLKDAGFSKGRLGIEYDHVNLDMRRKLEDALPDAEFVDISQATMAQRMIKSEEEIELIKNGARIADIGGAAVVEAIDEGVPEYEVALHGTQAMVREIAKTYPNVELRDTWVWFQSGINTDGAHNWPTSRKIRRGDILSLNTFPMIAGYYTALERTLFFEEASEEHLRLWEINCEVHRRGIELIRPGVRCMDIAHELNEIYRKHGLLANRTFGYGHSFGVLCHYYGREGRLELREDIETVLEPGMVISMEPMIMVPEGEPGAGGYREHDILVVREDGAENITKFPFGPEHNIVRKNGGRA; encoded by the coding sequence ATGGTTCAGCAAATAGATGATCTGCCGAGGACTAAGGTCATCAGGAACGGGGAGAAGGTGCGTCCTACGTTCTCCCGCGAGGAGATGGAGCGCCGCAACGCCAAGCTGCGCAAACACATGGCCGAAAACGACATAGATGCGGTGCTGTTCACCTCCTACCAGAACATCGATTATTACAGCGACTTTCTCTACACTTGGTTTGGTCGGCACTACGGGCTCGTGGTCACCCAGGACAGGCACGTCACCGTATCGGCCAACATAGACGCAGGTATGCCCTGGCGGCGGAGCTTCGACGACAACATCGTCTATACCGACTGGCAGAGGGACAACTTCTACTACGCCATCAGACAGGTTCTCAAAGACGCCGGATTCTCGAAGGGTAGGCTTGGCATCGAGTACGATCACGTCAACCTCGACATGAGGCGCAAGCTCGAAGACGCCCTTCCAGATGCCGAGTTCGTGGACATCTCGCAGGCCACGATGGCCCAACGGATGATTAAGTCCGAAGAGGAGATCGAACTCATCAAGAACGGTGCGCGCATCGCGGACATCGGGGGCGCCGCGGTGGTTGAGGCGATCGACGAGGGGGTCCCCGAGTACGAGGTGGCCTTGCACGGTACGCAGGCGATGGTGCGCGAGATCGCCAAGACCTATCCGAATGTCGAACTCAGGGACACGTGGGTTTGGTTTCAGTCGGGCATAAACACCGACGGTGCCCACAACTGGCCTACCTCACGCAAGATAAGGCGCGGGGACATACTAAGCCTCAACACCTTTCCGATGATCGCCGGCTACTACACGGCTTTAGAGCGTACGTTGTTCTTTGAGGAAGCCTCCGAGGAGCACCTGCGGCTGTGGGAGATCAACTGCGAGGTGCACCGGCGGGGGATCGAGCTGATCAGGCCCGGCGTAAGGTGCATGGATATCGCGCACGAGTTGAACGAGATCTACCGTAAGCACGGCCTCTTAGCGAACCGTACCTTTGGTTACGGACACTCCTTCGGGGTACTCTGCCACTACTACGGACGTGAGGGTAGGTTGGAGCTGAGGGAGGACATCGAGACGGTGCTGGAGCCGGGTATGGTGATCTCGATGGAGCCCATGATCATGGTTCCCGAAGGCGAACCGGGAGCTGGGGGCTACCGCGAACATGACATCCTCGTCGTCAGGGAGGACGGGGCAGAGAACATAACGAAGTTCCCATTCGGCCCGGAGCACAACATCGTCAGAAAGAACGGAGGGAGGGCCTGA